The sequence ATAGATCTATCTCTTTAAATCTTTATTCATAGtacatatgttatttatttcatatccTTCATGAAGAAATTCTTAGATAACCAAATATTTATTGAATGGAGTAGATGAATATTGATATATTGATAGGAATATAATtgctagttttaatttttttacctcCAAGGGTATTTTGACCGTTTTACTATGAacttaaaaagagaaaagactAATTTATCCCCACTCAATTTGGTAATGAAAAATGGTCCATGTGAAAGGATTTTAATGCCAATTGAAGCTAGTGTTGAGTTTTTTAGGTGGAGAGGTAAACATGTTATTACACTGTTATAGTGAAAGGTGTTATtacactgtatttttttttttaaaaaaaaaagagtagtcCTTATAAATGTCATCTCGAAATTAGTCCTTATAATTTTGAATCATTAATaacttagttgtttttttttttgtcaatttttaccGTGTTTGTTTACGTGCTCATGCtgtacttttcaaaaaaaaattgttttatattaattttttttatatttttagattattttaatatattaatattaaaaataaattttaaaataataaaatatattattttaatatatttataaataaaaaacattttaaaaagcaactagtATATTAATTACAAACACTACCTTCATATTTGTTGTTGCTAATCCATTAGGgacaagttttaattaagccttcAAGATACATTGAACAGCGAATGaacataaaagttttttttttttttaatgtatgctTCATATATTGTTGTGTagaatatattttcttagttgaaaatttattaaagtagtattttttaaaaaatttatattttaattttaacacatcaagataattaaaaattttaaaaataaaaatattttttaatatttttttaaaataaatatacttttgCAGCATATCCAAAGATAATTAGAAAATTACTCCCGCACCGGTAAGAAGCGAGGAAGGAGAACGGTCAATAATTATTGTTTCTTCAAAAACCAGGTTAGTTTCTAAGATTCTATAACGAAGACCTCGCAAACTGGGTCAAGCAAGGATGATAACAGTCAATGAGATTCTATAACGACAGGGTCACTTTTTGGCTTTGATAATTTGTCGTTGATGAAGTTCCTCCTTTGTGACTTTACTTCTCCTTCATTCATTTGGTTTATCTCTTTTATTAGAGACAACACCTGTACAGAGAGTAACAGATACAAGTCAACAAGTCTTCCACTGAAATTTCAAACTTGCCAGTACACGTGGGGTTGGACCAAGTCTGAAGGTTTATTGCAGTATTGTTGTGTAATGTATTATTGCATTAGAATCGGTCAAATAAGTTAAGGCTGTTAGTATGGTGCTCTGTTAGGATTTCctgttttgttgttattttattgcTTGTCAGTTGTAATGTTTGTTGGCCTATTTAGGCAGCAAAAGAAAGGGAATAAGGCATCGAATAAACAACTCAAACACTCTTCAACCTctgttattcttcttcttctttactaTCCAAAATTCTTTTATCACTCATATCTTCCGCTCCTGACATCCTTTCCTCCGTTCAAATAAAAAGCATCAAATATCCTCATCCAATTTCTATGGAGTTCACTCTTCatcctctctttcttcttcaatttcttcttcttcttcctcttctttcatcCTCAGTACCTTACAATCCTTCGGTTAAGTACTTCATGAACTGCGGATCACGCACCAACGTCGATGATGATTACCGGACTTTTGTTGGTGATGAGAATTCTAGCACTTCCTTCGATGTAGGAAAAAGCAAATCTATCCAAAATGAAAAACCTTTACCCGGCACATCACCCCTCTATCATACAGCTAGAATCTATACGAAAATATCCTCGTATATGCTTGATATCACTCAAACGGGTTCCTACCTTGTCCGCCTTcatttctttccattcagctTCAAAGGGACTCATCTTGCTGATGCTTTGTTCAATGTGTCTGCTTCAAATTTTTCACTTTTAACAGATTTTAGAGTCCCGAACAGTACTACTGAGTTCCCAGTGATCAAGGAGTTCTTTCTCACGATTGCTGCAGGAAATTTCAAAATCTACTTTCAACCAGCTGAAGAAACAACTTTTGCTTTCGTGAATGCCATAGAAGCCTTTCTTCTCCCACCAAATTTCTTCATGGATAATTCAACAATTCCTCCTTTACAGACCAAAGATGGAGCTCTTAGGACACTTTATAGGATCAATGTTGGAGGTCCAGAAGTTAACGATACCCTGTGGAGGAATTGGGTTCCAGATGATGATTATCTAGCTTTTGGGGGTTCGGGTGCAAGCCGTTCTTTTGGTGGTGAACTTCATGAGGCCAGTCAAGGGTTGATTGTCCAAGAAATTGCCCCTGATTCTGTGTACAAAACTTGCAAAGAAGCGCGTGTAGATAATAAAGGGGCATCCAATTTTCCAAATATAACTTGGCGTTTTAACGTGAGTAAGAAAGCTAGGCATCTTGTTCGTCTGCACTTTTGTGACTTTATCAGCGAGTCACCGGGTACTGTGAAATTTGATCTCAATATATCTACCAATTTCAGTCATGTGATCGATCCTAATTCTGGTGGGTTTAGTGAAATGGCATCTCCATTTTTCTACGATTTTGTGGTTCCTTCTGATGATTCCGGATATATGAGTTTTAGTATAGCCCCAGGAAATAATTCTACTGCGAAAGTTGCTTTTCTGAATGGATTGGAGATCATGGAGTTTGTGGGGAACACGATAGTTGTAGTGCCTGTTGATGAACATGAGACAAAAAAACATCTAGCTCTCATAATTGGTTCAGCTGGAGGTGTGGCTCTAgtcttggttttgattttattattctcaTTTTGTTTGAGATTAAAGCGACCAAAGCCCGTAAAAGCTGAGTTTCTTTATGGAAAAGGGAGGTCTTCCAGTTGGATAACTGAAAGAACTGAAAATGCCTCCTCCAAAGTTACTAATTTAAACCTCAAACTGAAGATATCTTTAGCTGAAATACTGGCGGCGACTCATAATTTCAATCCAAAGTTGTTGATTGGTGAGGGTGGGTTTGGCAAAGTTTATAAAGGAACTCTTGAGAGTGGTATGAAGGTGGCTGTGAAACGAAGCGATTCAAGCCATGGCCAAGGTCTTCCAGAGTTCCAAACTGAGATCATGGTCCTTTCAAAGATTCAACATCGGCATCTTGTTTCCTTGGTTGGCTACTGCGATGAAGGATCGGAGATGATATTGGTTTTTGAATTCATGGAAAAGGGGACTTTGAGGGAGCACTTATATGGGAAGGAGAGCTTAAGGAATCCATCTGCAAAAATTGAATTGACTTGGAAACAAAGGCTCGAAATCTGTATTGGCTCGGCAAAAGGTATCCATTACCTTCACACTGGTCCAGATGGAGGAATCTTTCACCGTGATGTTAAGTCAACAAACATCTTACTTGATGAACATTACGTGGCCAAAGTAGCTGATTTCGGTCTTTCTCAATTAGGAATGCCTGATCCGGACCATATAAGCGTGGGTTTAAAAGGTAGTTTTGGTTATCTTGACCCTGAATATTTCAGAACTTTTCAGTTAACCAACAAGTCAGATGTGTACTCTTTTGGTGTGGTGCTTCTTGAAGTGCTTTGTGCTCGACCCCCTATTGTAGACTCACAGCAGAGGGAGGAAATAAACTTAGCTGAATGGGGGATGTTTTGGC is a genomic window of Populus alba chromosome 5, ASM523922v2, whole genome shotgun sequence containing:
- the LOC118045732 gene encoding probable receptor-like protein kinase At5g24010 is translated as MEFTLHPLFLLQFLLLLPLLSSSVPYNPSVKYFMNCGSRTNVDDDYRTFVGDENSSTSFDVGKSKSIQNEKPLPGTSPLYHTARIYTKISSYMLDITQTGSYLVRLHFFPFSFKGTHLADALFNVSASNFSLLTDFRVPNSTTEFPVIKEFFLTIAAGNFKIYFQPAEETTFAFVNAIEAFLLPPNFFMDNSTIPPLQTKDGALRTLYRINVGGPEVNDTLWRNWVPDDDYLAFGGSGASRSFGGELHEASQGLIVQEIAPDSVYKTCKEARVDNKGASNFPNITWRFNVSKKARHLVRLHFCDFISESPGTVKFDLNISTNFSHVIDPNSGGFSEMASPFFYDFVVPSDDSGYMSFSIAPGNNSTAKVAFLNGLEIMEFVGNTIVVVPVDEHETKKHLALIIGSAGGVALVLVLILLFSFCLRLKRPKPVKAEFLYGKGRSSSWITERTENASSKVTNLNLKLKISLAEILAATHNFNPKLLIGEGGFGKVYKGTLESGMKVAVKRSDSSHGQGLPEFQTEIMVLSKIQHRHLVSLVGYCDEGSEMILVFEFMEKGTLREHLYGKESLRNPSAKIELTWKQRLEICIGSAKGIHYLHTGPDGGIFHRDVKSTNILLDEHYVAKVADFGLSQLGMPDPDHISVGLKGSFGYLDPEYFRTFQLTNKSDVYSFGVVLLEVLCARPPIVDSQQREEINLAEWGMFWQKEGQLEKIMDPLLAGHINPNSLRKFGEIVEMCLKPQGTDRPNMIDVCWDLEYAMQLQQTAVHREAHEDNTATGVSSDSALPLMQNMSSNTFPMDDYSDTTDTVMYPN